In the Sphingomonas sp. SORGH_AS_0950 genome, one interval contains:
- the rfbA gene encoding glucose-1-phosphate thymidylyltransferase RfbA: MKGIILAGGSGTRLHPATLAINKQLLPVYDKPLIYYPLSVLMLAEIRDVLIISSPEYLGNYQRLFGNGSALGLSIAYAEQPRPEGLAQAFTIGADFIGDDNVALVLGDNIFFGAHLTDLLARAAARTQGATVFSYRVEDPERYGVVELSVDGKALSLEEKPAAPKSNYAVTGLYFYDNRVVNMARELKPSARRELEITNLNRLYMELGDLHVEQMGRGYAWLDTGTHDSLLEASEFVRTLQRRQGIQIACLEEIALEKGFISVDQARAAGEKFARTAYGRAILNAVNDRHQSVTVSAR; the protein is encoded by the coding sequence GTGAAGGGCATCATCCTGGCGGGTGGATCGGGTACGCGGCTCCACCCGGCGACGCTGGCCATCAACAAGCAATTGCTGCCGGTCTATGACAAGCCGTTGATCTATTACCCGCTGTCGGTCCTGATGCTGGCCGAAATCCGCGATGTGCTCATCATCTCCAGTCCCGAATATCTGGGCAATTACCAGCGGTTGTTCGGCAACGGCAGTGCCCTCGGGCTGTCGATCGCCTATGCCGAGCAGCCACGCCCCGAGGGGCTGGCGCAGGCGTTCACGATCGGCGCGGATTTCATCGGCGACGATAACGTCGCGCTAGTGCTGGGCGACAATATCTTCTTCGGCGCACACCTGACGGACCTACTCGCGCGCGCGGCTGCACGAACCCAAGGCGCAACCGTCTTCAGCTACCGCGTCGAAGACCCGGAGCGTTATGGTGTAGTCGAGCTCAGCGTGGACGGCAAAGCGCTGTCGCTGGAGGAAAAGCCTGCCGCGCCAAAGTCCAACTATGCGGTGACCGGCCTTTATTTTTATGACAATCGCGTCGTGAATATGGCCCGCGAGCTGAAACCATCGGCGCGCCGCGAACTGGAGATCACCAATCTCAACCGGCTCTACATGGAGCTTGGTGACCTCCACGTCGAGCAGATGGGGCGCGGTTATGCGTGGCTCGACACCGGCACCCACGACAGCCTGCTGGAAGCCAGCGAGTTCGTCCGTACGCTGCAGCGCAGGCAGGGCATCCAGATCGCTTGTCTGGAGGAAATCGCACTCGAAAAGGGCTTTATCTCAGTGGATCAAGCGCGCGCGGCGGGCGAGAAATTTGCCAGAACGGCCTATGGCCGCGCGATCCTGAACGCAGTGAACGATCGTCATCAGAGCGTGACAGTATCTGCAAGGTGA
- the rfbD gene encoding dTDP-4-dehydrorhamnose reductase, whose product MRDLLVTGANGQLGQELQRAKLPEGWRVVALDRTMLDLIDTDAIAATVAERSWAAVVNSAAYTAVDKAESDQVAAWQVNALAPAALASACSCAGIPLVQVSTDYVFPGDRGGAWAVDDPVAPLGVYGASKLGGELAVRTSGARHAIVRTAWVISAHGNNFMKTMLRVGSERGHLRVVADQHGSPTSATDLAAALVTIAVRLADDPHAPSGTFHFSNAGATTWAGLAEEIFRQSGVRGGATASVEGIATSDYSTAARRPANSLLSHDAIQRAYGITSRPWQDALGDILDELIGSKENGK is encoded by the coding sequence ATGCGTGACCTGCTTGTCACCGGCGCGAACGGACAACTCGGGCAGGAATTGCAACGCGCAAAGCTGCCCGAGGGGTGGCGGGTGGTCGCGCTCGACCGTACCATGCTCGACCTGATCGACACCGATGCGATCGCGGCCACAGTGGCAGAGCGGTCTTGGGCGGCGGTCGTCAACAGTGCCGCCTATACCGCGGTCGACAAAGCCGAGAGCGATCAGGTCGCGGCGTGGCAGGTCAATGCACTCGCCCCCGCCGCGCTCGCGTCGGCCTGCTCCTGTGCGGGTATCCCGTTGGTGCAGGTCTCGACCGACTATGTCTTTCCCGGCGACCGTGGGGGTGCGTGGGCCGTCGACGATCCGGTCGCGCCGCTCGGCGTGTATGGCGCGTCGAAGCTGGGCGGCGAACTGGCGGTGCGCACCAGTGGCGCGCGCCATGCGATCGTCCGCACCGCCTGGGTGATATCGGCGCACGGAAACAATTTCATGAAGACGATGCTGCGCGTCGGGTCCGAACGGGGCCATCTGCGCGTCGTCGCCGACCAGCATGGCAGCCCGACGAGTGCTACCGACCTCGCCGCCGCGCTGGTGACAATCGCAGTGCGGCTGGCGGACGATCCACACGCGCCGAGCGGCACCTTCCATTTCAGCAACGCCGGCGCGACGACCTGGGCGGGCCTTGCCGAAGAAATATTCCGCCAGTCCGGAGTGCGCGGCGGTGCCACCGCCAGCGTGGAGGGAATCGCGACCAGCGACTATTCCACCGCGGCACGGCGTCCGGCCAATTCGCTGCTCTCGCACGACGCGATCCAGCGCGCCTATGGCATCACCTCTCGTCCTTGGCAGGACGCACTCGGCGACATCCTCGACGAACTGATCGGCTCCAAGGAGAACGGCAAGTGA
- the rfbB gene encoding dTDP-glucose 4,6-dehydratase codes for MRIFVTGGAGFIGSALVRHLIEYTSHEVFNFDKLTYAGTLSTVKRVAQSSRYRFLQGDICDAETVRAAIAEFRPDIVTHLAAESHVDRSIDGPGAFVQTNVVGTYVMLAEARAYWLSLDDEAKAAFRFHHISTDEVYGSLGDAGLFTEETPYDPRSPYSASKAGSDHLVSAWSHTYGLPVLITNCSNNYGPYHFPEKLIPLMIVKALAGEPLPLYGAGNQVRDWLFVEDHVRALQAVFERGAVGRTYNVGGHNEKQNIEVVRTVCAILDRLHQREDGKNYAEQITSVADRPGHDKRYAIDATRIGDELGWQPQETFESGIEKTVRWYLDNEAWWRPLVAAKATERRGIA; via the coding sequence ATGCGCATCTTCGTCACCGGCGGGGCTGGGTTTATCGGCTCGGCTTTGGTCCGCCACCTGATCGAGTATACGAGCCATGAGGTCTTCAACTTCGACAAGCTGACCTATGCCGGCACGCTATCGACGGTGAAGCGCGTCGCGCAGTCCAGCCGCTATCGCTTTTTACAGGGCGACATCTGCGACGCCGAAACCGTGCGCGCCGCGATCGCTGAGTTCCGCCCCGATATCGTCACGCATCTCGCCGCCGAAAGCCATGTCGACCGCTCGATCGACGGGCCGGGCGCGTTCGTGCAGACCAATGTCGTCGGCACCTATGTGATGCTCGCCGAGGCGCGCGCCTATTGGCTGTCGCTGGATGACGAGGCGAAGGCGGCGTTCCGCTTCCACCATATCTCGACCGACGAGGTGTACGGGTCGCTGGGCGACGCCGGGCTGTTTACAGAGGAGACACCCTACGATCCGCGCTCGCCCTATTCGGCGTCGAAGGCTGGGTCGGACCATCTCGTCTCAGCCTGGAGCCACACCTATGGCCTGCCGGTGCTCATCACCAATTGCTCGAACAACTACGGGCCGTATCACTTTCCCGAAAAGCTGATCCCGCTGATGATCGTCAAGGCGCTCGCGGGTGAGCCGCTGCCGCTGTACGGCGCGGGCAATCAGGTGCGCGACTGGCTGTTCGTCGAGGACCACGTTCGCGCATTGCAGGCGGTGTTCGAGCGCGGCGCGGTCGGGCGGACTTACAATGTCGGCGGGCATAACGAGAAGCAGAATATCGAGGTGGTGCGCACCGTCTGCGCGATCCTCGACCGGCTGCACCAGCGCGAGGATGGCAAGAACTACGCCGAGCAGATCACCTCGGTCGCCGATCGCCCAGGCCATGACAAGCGTTACGCGATCGACGCGACCCGCATCGGCGACGAACTTGGTTGGCAGCCGCAGGAAACATTTGAGAGCGGGATCGAGAAGACGGTGCGCTGGTATCTCGACAACGAAGCATGGTGGCGTCCGTTGGTCGCGGCCAAGGCGACCGAGCGACGCGGAATCGCGTGA
- the rfbC gene encoding dTDP-4-dehydrorhamnose 3,5-epimerase: MSRVQLIETRRLEDTRGWFTETYNAATFHALGIDCVFVQDNHSLSVPAFTLRGLHFQTPPHAQDKLVRCIAGGVYDVAVDVRAGSPTYGRWVGAELSAKNGHQLFIPAGFAHAFLTLEPNCEVIYKCSALYAPQNDGGILWDSAGIDWPMPTGTAPELSEKDKELPTLNAFESPFSYDGRPLLPLA, translated from the coding sequence ATGAGTCGGGTCCAGTTGATCGAGACGCGTCGCTTAGAGGACACGCGCGGCTGGTTTACCGAGACGTATAACGCGGCGACGTTCCACGCGCTCGGCATCGACTGTGTGTTCGTGCAGGACAATCATTCGCTGTCAGTGCCCGCCTTCACGCTGCGCGGACTGCATTTCCAGACACCGCCGCATGCGCAGGACAAGCTAGTGCGCTGTATCGCTGGCGGGGTCTATGACGTCGCAGTCGATGTCCGCGCAGGGTCGCCGACCTATGGCCGATGGGTCGGTGCGGAACTGTCCGCCAAGAACGGGCACCAGTTGTTCATCCCCGCCGGCTTCGCCCATGCCTTCCTGACGCTAGAGCCGAATTGCGAGGTCATCTACAAATGCTCGGCGCTTTATGCGCCGCAAAACGACGGCGGTATCCTTTGGGACAGCGCCGGGATTGACTGGCCGATGCCCACTGGCACGGCGCCGGAGTTAAGCGAGAAGGACAAGGAGCTGCCTACACTTAATGCGTTCGAAAGCCCCTTTTCTTACGACGGCCGTCCCCTCCTTCCTTTGGCTTGA
- a CDS encoding asparagine synthase C-terminal domain-containing protein — MARIVSRFHCVVSSAGDIAHMRPDQWPRCFPQLGSGWIFSDCGRFAVHLAARAAADTRQRAFHLSIGQGETADIVIDLASDRLTIERGHLGRERVHFFQTDALTLLSNCLSDILHSVESRIHYGSALHYLAYGTPLPGQTLVNGVRSLAAGHALTLCPSVLPVQRRTFELLSATEPVTPDPDQVTAIAAAVDAAILRSCEGPGRAALLLSAGVDSSYMAAVLGERVDTCYTSCFPDLDQAGEFEDASRFSRLTGRRHHPIPIRIADARQGLERVLAADEPKSAWSTIVHDLICQAAGSDGNSRLLSGLGADEVFGGYFHYARSFRDVWGEALRIDPGGTRNPLDTVLGSPRSYRGRLFTGIPSFFDSRTLRRAVAPRLRHWDPYQSSVHFYREALTRKPDLHLFEAMIAHEAQHRIPDLLIAGFEAFSRDQGLASGYPFLDVDVMRKAAALGAEMRFRHDAAEDRTWNKLLWREMAGRRLPDFVMARPPSAYDAPIHDWFADRRFLDIICDAISLQSLLDLDVLSRAWIEGFVDRLRAEDRSTGMIEQAWVLATFGAWQDRMLDKG; from the coding sequence GTGGCGCGCATCGTGAGTCGGTTTCATTGTGTGGTGTCCTCCGCTGGCGACATCGCGCATATGCGGCCCGATCAATGGCCGCGTTGCTTTCCGCAACTCGGTAGCGGCTGGATTTTCAGCGACTGCGGACGGTTTGCGGTCCATCTTGCGGCACGTGCCGCAGCAGATACGCGACAGCGTGCGTTCCACCTGTCGATTGGGCAGGGCGAGACCGCCGATATCGTAATCGACCTGGCAAGCGATCGGCTCACCATCGAGCGCGGTCATCTGGGCCGGGAACGCGTCCATTTCTTCCAGACGGACGCCTTGACGTTACTGTCCAATTGTCTGTCCGATATCCTCCACAGTGTTGAAAGCCGCATCCACTACGGCTCGGCGCTTCATTACCTCGCTTATGGCACGCCTCTGCCGGGTCAGACACTTGTGAACGGCGTCCGCTCGCTCGCCGCCGGGCACGCGCTGACCCTGTGCCCGTCGGTATTGCCGGTCCAACGCCGGACGTTCGAATTGCTATCGGCCACCGAACCCGTGACGCCCGATCCGGATCAGGTGACGGCGATCGCCGCCGCCGTGGATGCCGCCATCCTTCGATCCTGCGAGGGGCCTGGCCGTGCAGCGCTATTGCTGTCCGCCGGGGTCGATTCGTCCTATATGGCCGCCGTACTGGGTGAGAGAGTCGACACCTGCTACACATCTTGCTTTCCGGACCTGGACCAGGCCGGCGAATTCGAAGATGCAAGTCGTTTCTCGCGTCTGACGGGACGGCGTCACCACCCGATACCGATTCGGATCGCCGATGCGAGGCAAGGGCTGGAGCGGGTGCTGGCTGCGGACGAACCGAAAAGCGCCTGGTCCACCATCGTCCACGACCTTATCTGCCAGGCGGCCGGTAGCGACGGGAATAGCCGTTTGCTGTCGGGGCTCGGTGCCGACGAGGTCTTCGGCGGCTATTTCCATTATGCACGATCGTTCCGCGATGTCTGGGGAGAAGCGCTGCGGATCGACCCGGGCGGCACGCGCAATCCGCTCGACACGGTGCTGGGCAGCCCGCGCTCCTATCGTGGACGCCTGTTCACCGGCATACCATCCTTCTTCGATTCTCGGACGCTCCGGCGTGCGGTGGCCCCACGCCTGCGTCATTGGGATCCGTATCAGAGCTCGGTGCATTTCTATCGCGAAGCGCTGACCCGGAAACCTGACCTTCATCTGTTCGAGGCGATGATCGCGCATGAGGCGCAGCATCGCATTCCGGACCTGCTGATCGCCGGGTTCGAGGCCTTCTCGCGCGATCAAGGCCTGGCCAGCGGCTATCCATTCCTCGATGTCGACGTGATGCGCAAGGCCGCGGCGCTCGGAGCCGAGATGCGGTTTCGCCACGATGCCGCGGAGGATCGTACCTGGAACAAGCTTCTCTGGCGGGAGATGGCCGGGCGACGTCTTCCTGATTTTGTCATGGCTCGACCGCCCTCCGCCTATGACGCGCCGATCCACGACTGGTTTGCCGATCGCCGCTTCCTGGACATCATCTGCGATGCGATCAGCCTCCAATCTCTCTTGGATCTGGATGTGCTCTCCCGCGCTTGGATCGAAGGTTTCGTGGACAGGTTGCGAGCCGAAGATCGCTCCACTGGCATGATCGAGCAGGCCTGGGTGCTGGCTACCTTTGGGGCCTGGCAGGACCGCATGCTCGACAAGGGCTGA
- a CDS encoding glycosyltransferase family 2 protein, producing MIVRDEERVLARCLASVAGLYDALVIVDTGSTDGTVAIAERHGATVYHYAGANGPDGLIHDFADARNLALSKVRGDWIWQMDADEVLLDGHAAVRRIIAGAAADAIAVRMRSDGSEWHSARLFRRSAVQFYVGRIHEYLQHDGTTLNSDEIVVANLPDKAGKETAFCRNTRIAQAEIEAGRGTSRLWHNLGNEHFRAGDFAQAALCYDMSLVLGGYPIGRFHGSFYKASCHLVLGEIDAALREVERSLRLGPHFAEAHCLRGDCLFMQERYSDAAESYRAALACRGRRPDSPFPAQPAMEEEHPTRQLALIELLL from the coding sequence ATGATCGTGCGCGACGAAGAGCGTGTTCTGGCGCGCTGCCTGGCCTCGGTGGCGGGGCTGTACGACGCGCTGGTGATCGTCGACACCGGCTCGACCGATGGCACGGTGGCGATCGCCGAACGCCACGGCGCCACCGTCTATCACTATGCAGGCGCCAACGGCCCCGATGGCCTGATTCATGATTTTGCGGATGCGCGTAACTTGGCGCTGTCGAAGGTGCGCGGCGATTGGATCTGGCAGATGGATGCCGATGAGGTCCTTTTGGACGGCCATGCCGCAGTCAGGCGGATCATCGCCGGAGCAGCGGCCGACGCCATCGCGGTCCGGATGCGGTCCGACGGGTCGGAATGGCATAGTGCGCGTCTGTTCCGGCGGTCCGCTGTCCAATTCTATGTAGGGCGCATTCATGAATATCTTCAACATGACGGGACCACCCTAAACAGCGATGAGATCGTCGTGGCCAATCTGCCTGACAAGGCCGGGAAGGAAACCGCCTTTTGCCGAAATACGCGCATCGCACAGGCCGAGATCGAGGCGGGGCGGGGAACGAGCCGCCTGTGGCACAATCTGGGCAACGAGCATTTTCGCGCCGGCGACTTCGCACAGGCGGCTCTATGTTACGACATGTCCTTGGTGCTAGGGGGATATCCGATAGGGCGGTTCCATGGCTCTTTCTATAAGGCGTCGTGCCATCTCGTGCTTGGGGAGATCGACGCGGCCTTGAGGGAGGTGGAACGCAGCCTGAGGCTCGGTCCCCATTTTGCGGAAGCCCATTGCCTGCGCGGCGACTGCCTTTTCATGCAGGAGCGCTATTCCGACGCGGCCGAGAGCTATCGTGCCGCGCTTGCATGCAGGGGGCGGCGCCCTGACAGTCCCTTTCCGGCGCAGCCTGCCATGGAAGAGGAGCACCCGACCCGCCAACTGGCCCTGATCGAGCTGCTTCTCTGA
- a CDS encoding HlyD family secretion protein has translation MPSRSGIVEDVLVREGDRVRRGERLAVIRADESGIDGKDSSQRTSAALKQQNDQLAYQAKLLVEAAAADQQRLAAQIEGDVATMSLLSRQIKDQQELIGTAQADYDNAVRVAARGFISKRDLDQRRATILTRSQQLAQLEQSQSDKLAEIAQARRAMVQADMSAKAQAANARSNRASVSQQQVQADLARGYALTAPLEGVVTGLTLRAGQPVSPGQQLMMVVPPKAKLRVELYIPTSAIGFIRPRQEVRLSIDAFNYQMFGTVTARVDTISQATIMRPGPNGPVPIYLVTATMNQPWIEAFGRRQSLLPGMTLSARIITERRTLVQWLFAPLFAVRRR, from the coding sequence GTGCCGAGCCGGTCGGGTATCGTCGAGGACGTATTGGTGCGAGAGGGTGATCGGGTAAGGCGGGGCGAGCGCCTTGCCGTGATCCGCGCGGATGAAAGCGGGATCGATGGCAAGGACTCGTCGCAGCGGACGAGCGCCGCGCTGAAACAGCAGAATGACCAACTCGCCTATCAGGCTAAGCTTCTCGTCGAGGCGGCGGCGGCTGATCAGCAACGGCTCGCCGCCCAGATCGAGGGCGATGTCGCTACGATGTCGCTGCTATCGCGGCAGATCAAAGACCAGCAGGAATTGATTGGAACGGCACAGGCGGATTACGACAATGCCGTGCGGGTCGCCGCCCGAGGCTTCATCAGCAAACGTGACCTGGATCAGCGGCGGGCGACCATCCTGACCCGTAGTCAGCAGCTGGCCCAGTTGGAGCAGTCCCAGTCGGACAAGCTCGCCGAGATCGCGCAGGCACGGCGGGCGATGGTGCAGGCCGATATGTCGGCAAAGGCCCAGGCGGCCAACGCCCGCTCGAACCGCGCATCCGTCTCGCAGCAGCAGGTTCAGGCCGATCTCGCCCGCGGCTACGCCCTGACGGCGCCATTGGAAGGGGTCGTCACGGGATTGACCTTGCGGGCCGGACAGCCGGTCTCCCCTGGGCAGCAATTGATGATGGTCGTCCCGCCCAAGGCCAAATTACGCGTGGAACTCTACATTCCGACCAGCGCGATTGGATTCATCCGTCCGAGGCAGGAGGTGCGGCTGTCGATCGATGCGTTCAACTATCAGATGTTCGGGACGGTGACCGCGCGTGTCGACACCATATCGCAAGCGACGATCATGCGCCCGGGGCCGAACGGGCCGGTGCCGATTTACTTGGTGACCGCGACGATGAACCAGCCCTGGATCGAGGCCTTCGGGCGGCGGCAGTCTCTGTTGCCGGGTATGACCCTGTCGGCGCGGATCATCACGGAACGACGGACTTTGGTCCAATGGCTTTTCGCGCCGTTGTTCGCAGTCCGGCGACGGTAG
- a CDS encoding peptidase domain-containing ABC transporter produces the protein MAFRAVVRSPATVGAMLDFSLWRRQRVALVRQSQAAECGLAALTMIANFHGFNTDLGTMRRRFEPSLRGATLTSLIGMADEIGLTPRAVKLPLDGLTDLYHPAILHWDMNHYVVLEAVKNGKALIHNPEGTSKWLPIEALSPHFTGVALELRPADDFVPVVERQKLKLSQLWRRITGLKRAILQTILLSLVLEAFVLASPYYMQVALDDALPALDGDLLTILALGFGLFTVINAGASLLRSFVLLSTGTSIGYAITSNVARRLFRLPISWFEKRHVGDVLSRFQSVTPVQQFMTEGAVSAIIDGTLTAFTLALMFFYSGTLTLLALAAFALYGAVRGLSFPVQRRAQEDAIVAGGREQLAMIESLRGIVTLRLFNRETARHMLWQTRLTDSTNATVSLARIRIWQTTANTLILGLETIASVWLAVRLVIDGGFSIGMVFAYMAYKTQFLQRGGSLIDQWIGFTMLGLHLERLSDIALTEQDRGIGERAQPARRLIGKVQLIDVRYRYSPTDPVVLENVTFDVQPGEIVAITGPSGGGKSTLAKVLLGLVEPDEGEMLIDDKTLQSFGYRNFRNQVAAVLQEDSLFVGSLADNIALFDDDPDFDRVVTAATAAAIHSDIMAMPMAYDTLIGDMGSALSGGQKQRVLLARALYRQPRMLVMDEGTSHLDTERERMVNQAIAGLGITRIIIAHRLETILSATRIFAMEHGRITDVTERYNRMRTGN, from the coding sequence ATGGCTTTTCGCGCCGTTGTTCGCAGTCCGGCGACGGTAGGCGCCATGCTCGATTTCAGTCTATGGCGACGGCAGCGTGTCGCGCTTGTCCGGCAGAGCCAAGCGGCGGAGTGCGGGCTCGCTGCGCTCACCATGATCGCCAACTTTCACGGGTTTAATACCGATCTCGGCACCATGCGGCGGCGTTTCGAGCCGTCTTTGCGTGGTGCCACGCTGACATCGCTGATCGGCATGGCGGACGAAATCGGTCTGACACCGCGGGCCGTCAAGCTGCCGCTGGATGGCCTTACAGATCTGTACCATCCTGCCATTCTGCATTGGGACATGAACCACTATGTGGTTCTGGAAGCGGTCAAGAACGGCAAGGCGCTCATCCACAATCCCGAGGGGACTTCGAAGTGGTTGCCGATCGAGGCCTTGTCGCCCCACTTTACCGGTGTGGCGCTCGAATTGCGGCCCGCCGATGACTTCGTTCCTGTGGTGGAACGGCAGAAATTGAAACTATCGCAGTTGTGGCGACGGATCACAGGGCTAAAGCGCGCGATACTGCAGACGATCCTGCTGAGTCTCGTGCTCGAAGCCTTCGTGCTCGCGTCGCCCTATTACATGCAGGTGGCGCTGGACGACGCCCTGCCTGCACTTGACGGTGACTTGCTGACGATCCTTGCGCTTGGTTTCGGCCTGTTCACGGTCATCAATGCGGGGGCGTCCCTTCTACGGTCCTTCGTGCTGCTCTCGACCGGGACCTCGATCGGTTACGCCATCACTAGCAATGTCGCGCGACGGCTGTTCCGCCTGCCCATATCATGGTTCGAAAAGCGGCACGTCGGCGATGTGCTGTCCCGCTTCCAGTCCGTCACGCCGGTCCAGCAGTTCATGACCGAGGGCGCAGTGTCCGCCATCATCGATGGAACCCTGACAGCATTCACGCTAGCGCTCATGTTTTTTTATAGTGGGACCCTGACCTTGCTCGCCCTGGCGGCCTTTGCATTGTACGGTGCCGTACGGGGACTATCATTTCCGGTCCAGCGGCGAGCCCAGGAGGACGCCATCGTCGCAGGGGGCCGGGAACAGCTTGCGATGATCGAGTCGCTGCGCGGCATCGTCACGCTCCGGCTATTCAATCGCGAAACCGCCCGTCACATGCTCTGGCAAACCCGGCTGACCGATTCGACCAACGCCACGGTGTCTCTGGCGCGCATCCGCATATGGCAGACCACCGCCAATACGCTGATCCTCGGACTGGAGACGATCGCATCGGTGTGGCTGGCCGTCCGTCTCGTAATTGACGGCGGGTTCAGCATAGGAATGGTATTCGCCTATATGGCCTACAAGACCCAGTTTCTGCAGCGTGGGGGGTCTCTGATCGATCAGTGGATCGGGTTCACGATGCTGGGCTTGCATCTCGAACGACTGTCGGACATCGCACTTACCGAACAGGATCGCGGGATCGGGGAACGGGCGCAACCGGCTAGGCGGCTTATCGGCAAGGTTCAACTGATTGATGTGAGGTATCGCTATAGCCCGACCGATCCGGTGGTGCTGGAAAATGTCACCTTCGATGTTCAACCCGGCGAGATCGTGGCAATCACGGGTCCGTCAGGCGGAGGCAAATCGACGCTGGCCAAGGTGCTGCTTGGCTTGGTCGAACCCGATGAAGGCGAAATGCTGATCGACGACAAGACGTTGCAAAGCTTTGGTTACCGCAATTTCCGAAACCAAGTCGCGGCGGTACTGCAAGAGGACAGCCTGTTCGTCGGGTCACTCGCCGACAACATCGCGCTGTTCGACGACGATCCCGATTTCGACCGGGTCGTGACGGCCGCAACGGCGGCCGCGATCCATAGCGACATCATGGCTATGCCGATGGCCTATGACACACTGATCGGCGATATGGGTTCGGCTTTGTCGGGTGGGCAGAAGCAACGCGTGCTATTGGCGCGTGCGCTGTATCGGCAACCCAGGATGCTCGTCATGGACGAAGGGACGTCGCATCTCGATACCGAGCGGGAAAGGATGGTCAATCAGGCAATCGCCGGGCTGGGCATCACCCGCATCATCATCGCGCATCGGCTGGAAACCATCTTGTCGGCAACACGTATCTTCGCGATGGAACATGGCCGCATCACGGACGTGACCGAGCGGTATAACCGGATGAGGACGGGCAATTGA
- a CDS encoding transketolase, with product MSGSHAAGAIDGKSGLRNVLHEAPAARNIETWLPALTQSAAAVRRSIAETLFHTGGGHYGGSFSAVELLVTLYARHLRIDRDNLGERLRDQFILSKGHAAVALYAVLSQRNIADLDLNDYATFRSPLAGHPDMTELPGVDWSTGSLGQGLSAGLGMALGLRRTGHRVWVMLGDGECQEGQVWEAAMLAGIAAPDNLHAVVDLNRRQEFGWHVPGRAIGPIDPVPDMAGKWRAFGWRVLECDGHDIEAIDEACRMAVQGRGPSVILAATRKGQGSTLAQADPARYHCTDVSVGEHAAIMAELAEG from the coding sequence ATGTCTGGCAGTCATGCCGCCGGCGCTATTGATGGAAAGAGCGGTTTGAGAAACGTGCTGCATGAGGCCCCGGCCGCCAGGAATATCGAGACGTGGTTGCCTGCGCTGACGCAGTCCGCTGCGGCGGTCCGCCGATCGATCGCCGAGACGCTGTTCCATACGGGCGGAGGTCATTACGGCGGCAGTTTCAGTGCGGTGGAGTTGCTGGTGACGCTCTACGCGCGTCATCTCCGCATCGATCGCGATAATCTCGGCGAGCGGCTGCGCGATCAGTTTATCCTGTCCAAGGGACATGCTGCGGTCGCCCTTTATGCTGTTCTTTCCCAGCGGAATATCGCGGATCTGGACCTCAATGATTATGCGACCTTCCGCTCCCCGCTGGCCGGACATCCCGACATGACCGAATTGCCTGGTGTCGACTGGTCCACCGGCTCGCTGGGCCAGGGCCTGTCGGCCGGTCTAGGCATGGCGCTCGGCCTGCGGCGGACGGGGCACCGTGTCTGGGTGATGCTGGGCGATGGGGAGTGCCAGGAAGGGCAGGTCTGGGAGGCGGCGATGCTGGCCGGTATCGCCGCGCCGGACAATCTCCACGCCGTGGTCGACCTCAACCGCCGGCAGGAATTCGGGTGGCATGTGCCTGGGCGCGCGATCGGCCCCATCGATCCCGTGCCGGACATGGCAGGCAAGTGGCGTGCCTTTGGCTGGCGGGTCCTGGAATGCGACGGGCATGATATCGAGGCGATCGACGAGGCATGCCGCATGGCGGTCCAAGGCCGTGGTCCATCCGTGATCCTCGCCGCGACCCGGAAGGGGCAGGGAAGCACGCTCGCGCAAGCTGACCCGGCGCGCTATCATTGCACGGACGTGTCCGTCGGGGAGCATGCGGCGATCATGGCGGAACTCGCCGAAGGATGA